In the Gammaproteobacteria bacterium genome, AAATCCTTGTCTTCGCCAACCTGCTTTGCCAGTTCATCAGGGGTATAACCCGTGAGCCAGCAGATGATTTGGATGACCTCCTCTTCCGTTCTGTTCTTCCTCTCAGCCTTTTGAACATAGAGAGAATAGATCTTTGAGAATGCCATAGAGAAGATTTTGTGATCGGTCATCCCTTAATCTCCTCGGAGCGCTAATGACAAAGGTGTGCGGCGCAAACGAAGCGCAGCGTAGTTTGTGCCAGAATGAGCGACTTGTTAGGCATTTTTTCGCAATTCATCGATTGGCCTCTATTTGCTCCGACACTACTGCGTTTGCTACTTTTAGAACGTTGTCTAGTAATGCATCTTTATACCAACCGATTAGTTTCCTTCTGTTTGAATAACGCATCCCCATTTTTGCGGTTTCACCATTGTGGTAGTACATGTTCCTTTCCACATATATAAGAGACAGCATTTCAATACCTGAGATGGATTGCTTTT is a window encoding:
- a CDS encoding DUF2200 family protein; the encoded protein is MTDHKIFSMAFSKIYSLYVQKAERKNRTEEEVIQIICWLTGYTPDELAKQVGEDKD